The Vampirovibrio chlorellavorus nucleotide sequence GGCCAGCGTCAGGGCCAGTGCGGTCAGCCCCAATTGCATCAGGCCTGCCAGTGGTGCCTGGTATCGTAGCTGACGGAGCTTGTCCACAGAGAGATCCAGCCCGACAATGAACAGCAGGAAGATGATACCGACCTGGGCCATGGTCTGGATTTCCTGAACGTGAACCAGATTCAGGGCATTGGGGCCCAGCAGGATGCCGGTGAGGATGAAAGCCAGAAAGGTGGGGAGGTGAAAGCGTTGCAGGATGTAGGCAAAAATCGCTCCAATGGAGAAAATCAGAGCCAGTAAGACCAAAACGGAAGCATCCAGGGCGCTGTGTTCCATTGTGATGTGTTTAACCCTCCTCCCTCTGTTTGTTTATCAGTCTAACAGCTTTTCTCGCCCGGGGCCAACCGACCCTCCAGGCTCGCCGGGCCGGGGTAGAGAACAGGTGTTCATGAGAAAATCAGTATGAGCGTGCGTGTGATTATGAGGAAATCAAAAGAAATTCGCAGAGTCTTAGGCTATAATCACCAAGTAATTACGAAGTTGTGTTTAAGCAGCACCCCGCCTTCATGAACAATCATCATTTTTCGGTCAGGCAAGTTTCCGCACTGGTAGTGGGTACGGGAATTTCAGGTTTGTTTACGGCTCTAAAATTAGCGGAAGCAGGCGTGGACACGCTGTTGATAACGAAATCCGCACTGGATGAAAGTAACTCCCGTTATGCGCAGGGAGGTATTGCCGCCGTCTTGCCGTCGAATCCGGATGATTCCCTCGACTTGCACTTGCAGGATACCATTCGGGCTGGTGCCGGGCTCTGCAACGAACAGTCCGCCCGTTCCATTCTGGCGGAAGGGTATGCCTCCATCGAGGATTTGTTGTTTTACGGGGTTCCATTCGACCGGAACCCGGATAACCAGCTGGCTTTAACCCGTGAGGCGGCTCACAGTGTCCAGCGTATTTTACACGCGGGCGGTGATGCCACCGGTCACTCCGTGGAAATGGCCTTGATTGACAAGGTTCGCAAAAATCCCCGAATCGAGGTCATGGAATACGCCCAAGTGGTGGAATTGCTGCTGGTGGACGGCGTTTGTCAGGGCTGCCGGGCCGTCGATTACCACAAGCGAGAGGAAGTGGTGGTTTACAGTCCCCATACGGTTCTGGCTACCGGTGGAATTGGTCGAATCTACAGTCATACCACCAATCCGGCCATTGCCACTGGCGATGGAATCGCCCTGGCTGCCCAAGCGCGTGCCGCTATCGAGAATATGGAGTTTATTCAGTTCCACCCCACCGCATTTTACGCCGACGGGCAGCTTCATTTTCTGGTCTCCGAAGCCCTGCGGGGGGAAGGCGGCCTGCTGAGAGATCGGGAGGGGCGGCTGTTTGCCAGCAAGTATCACCCCGATGGGGAGTTGGCTCCTCGGGATATTGTGACCCGGGCCATTTACGCCGAGATGCGCGCCGCCCATCTGCCGTATGTTTATCTGGACATTACCCACCTTCCCGCGGAAACTATTGAGAAGCGCTTCCCGACTATTTTGAGCAGCTGCTTGAAGTTTGGTGTGGATATTCGCAAGGACTGGATTCCCGTGGCCCCGGCCGCTCACTACCTCATGGGTGGCATCACCGTGGATGTGGAAGGCAAAACCACCGTTCCCGGGCTGTATTCGGTAGGAGAAACTGCTTACACCGGTTTGCACGGCGCCAATCGGCTGGCCAGTAACTCATTGCTGGAGTGTGTTGTTTTGGCCCGGCGGGTGGCCCGTTACATCGGTGAAAATGCCCGGGCACTGGTTGAGCAGGCGTCTGGCGCCTCATCCGGGCAATATGGTTACGAGTCTCAGCCCGCTATGTTTGAGGCTTTAGGGAAGCTCCATGACCTGATGTGGCAGCAGGTGGGCATTTTACGAAGTGGCAAGGACCTTGAGCTGGCCTTGGCGGCGCTGGAGACACTGGAGGCGCAGGTGCTGTCCCATCACTGGCAGCAGGTCATTCCGGTCGGTTTTGAATTGATGAGTCAGTTGAAAGTGGCCCGGCTGATTGCGCAAGCGGCCCTGGCGCGTTGTGAAAGCCGTGGGGCTCACACACGGTTGGACTTTCCAGAGTCAGCGCCCGCTTTATCCACCGATGTCTTTGCCGGGGTTTCGGTTGTATGATCCCGGTGATGCCTGTGACTCACACTCCTGTGGGCGCCGAGTCCCTCGCCATTCAAGGCATCGTCCATAACGCCCTGCTGGAAGATTTGGCCCAAGGGGATGTCACTACGGATTCATTGCCCCAGTTGGCCCGGCTGCAAAAGCAGGCCCTGTTCCGGGTGCGTCAGGATTGTGTGGTTTCCGGCTTGACGGTGGCTGGTTTGGTCTGTCAAATGGTAGATTCGGCCTTGGTGTTTACGCCCATGCTTCAGGATGGGGCTGTTGCGCATGCCGGGACGGTCATCGCCCAGGTGCAGGGGCCTATGGCGTCCATTCTGAAAGCGGAGCGCACCGCTTTGAACTTTTTGCAGCTCCTGAGCGGGGTGGCTACCGAGAC carries:
- the nadB gene encoding L-aspartate oxidase, with translation MNNHHFSVRQVSALVVGTGISGLFTALKLAEAGVDTLLITKSALDESNSRYAQGGIAAVLPSNPDDSLDLHLQDTIRAGAGLCNEQSARSILAEGYASIEDLLFYGVPFDRNPDNQLALTREAAHSVQRILHAGGDATGHSVEMALIDKVRKNPRIEVMEYAQVVELLLVDGVCQGCRAVDYHKREEVVVYSPHTVLATGGIGRIYSHTTNPAIATGDGIALAAQARAAIENMEFIQFHPTAFYADGQLHFLVSEALRGEGGLLRDREGRLFASKYHPDGELAPRDIVTRAIYAEMRAAHLPYVYLDITHLPAETIEKRFPTILSSCLKFGVDIRKDWIPVAPAAHYLMGGITVDVEGKTTVPGLYSVGETAYTGLHGANRLASNSLLECVVLARRVARYIGENARALVEQASGASSGQYGYESQPAMFEALGKLHDLMWQQVGILRSGKDLELALAALETLEAQVLSHHWQQVIPVGFELMSQLKVARLIAQAALARCESRGAHTRLDFPESAPALSTDVFAGVSVV